A genomic segment from Deltaproteobacteria bacterium encodes:
- a CDS encoding DUF4160 domain-containing protein: MPTVLSTGPYRIYFYSHEPNEPPHVHVDRENHSCKFWLNPVSLARNLGFSARELRKIASVVEENEQLLLEAWNEYFGH; the protein is encoded by the coding sequence ATGCCGACTGTTTTGAGCACTGGTCCATATCGAATATATTTTTACAGTCACGAGCCCAACGAACCCCCACATGTGCATGTTGACCGAGAAAACCATTCGTGCAAGTTTTGGCTGAATCCAGTTTCACTTGCCCGCAATCTTGGTTTTAGTGCGAGGGAATTGCGCAAGATAGCTTCGGTCGTGGAAGAAAACGAGCAACTCCTTCTGGAGGCATGGAATGAGTACTTCGGACATTAA
- a CDS encoding DUF2442 domain-containing protein produces MSTSDIKPGERVKDVSFTEDTLNVDLIDGRTIIVPLAWYPRLLHATPQQRNNWQICGGGYGIHWPDIDEDLSTEGLLRGAPAPGGKISEVA; encoded by the coding sequence ATGAGTACTTCGGACATTAAACCTGGGGAACGAGTGAAGGATGTCAGTTTTACTGAAGATACTCTCAATGTCGATCTCATTGATGGGCGTACGATTATAGTGCCACTGGCCTGGTATCCCAGATTGCTCCATGCTACACCGCAACAACGAAACAACTGGCAGATATGCGGTGGAGGCTATGGCATACACTGGCCTGATATCGACGAGGACTTGAGCACGGAAGGATTGCTCCGGGGAGCACCAGCTCCAGGGGGCAAGATCTCAGAAGTCGCGTAG